A genome region from Columba livia isolate bColLiv1 breed racing homer chromosome 2, bColLiv1.pat.W.v2, whole genome shotgun sequence includes the following:
- the SGCE gene encoding epsilon-sarcoglycan isoform X3 encodes MLRPPRGEAAPAAPHGAVRRMRRRWRQQQQAEERGAMRCCAAGPWPHSGGALTTLLLTVYTILSKVHSDRNVYPSAGVLFVHVLEREYFKGEFPPYPKPGEISNDPITFNTNLMGYPDRPGWLRYIQRTPYSDGVLYGSPTVENVGKPTIIEITAYNRRTFETARHNLIINIMSAEDFPLPYQAEFFIRNMNVEEMLASEVLGDFLGAVKNVWQPERLNAINITSALDRGGRVPLPINDMKEGVYVMVGADVPFSSCLREVENPQNQLRCSQEMEPVITCDKKFRTQFHIDWCKISLVDNTKQVSTFQEVIRGEGILPDGGEYKPPSDTLKSRDYYSDFLITLAVPSAIALVLFLILAYIMCCRREGVEKRNMQTPDIQLVHHSAIQKSTKELRDMSKNREIAWPLSTLPVFHPVTGEIVPPLHTDSYDNTSMPLMQTQQNLPHQTQIPQQQSAGEFRMTTFQRFEVNGIPEERKLTEAMNL; translated from the exons aTGCTGCGGCCGCCGCGGGGCGAGGCGGCACCGGCGGCCCCGCACGGCGCGGTGCGGAGGAtgcggcggcggtggcggcagcagcagcaggcggAGGAGCGGGGAGCGATGCGGTGCTGCGCGGCGGGGCCCTGGCCGCACAGCGGGGGTGCCCTCACCACCCTCCTGCTGACAG TGTACACGATTCTGTCTAAGGTGCACTCTGATCGGAATGTATACCCTTCTGCTGGAGTtctttttgttcatgttttggAGAGAGAATACTTTAAGGGGGAATTTCCTCCTTACCCAAAGCCTG GTGAAATAAGTAATGATCCTATAACATTTAATACCAATTTAATGGGTTACCCTGACAGACCGGGATGGCTACGCTATATACAAAGGACACCATACAGTGATGGAGTGCTGTATGGCTCACCAACTGTAGAAAATGTGGGCAAACCAACCATCATTGag ATCACTGCATACAACAGGCGTACCTTTGAGACAGCAAGGCATAATTTGATCATTAATATAATGTCAGCAGAAG ATTTTCCTTTACCGTATCAAGCGGAGTTCTTCATAAGGAATATGAACGTAGAAGAAATGTTGGCCAGTGAAGTTCTTGGCGACTTTCTGGGAGCAGTGAAGAATGTGTGGCAGCCAGAACGCTTGAACGCTATCAACATTACTTCAGCCCTCGACCGGGGAGGGAGGGTTCCGCTTCCCATTAATGACATGAAGGAGGG TGTCTATGTTATGGTTGGAGCAGATGTTCCATTCTCTTCATGCTTACGAGAAGTGGAAAACCCACAAAATCAGCTGAGATGCAGTCAAGAAATGGAGCCTGTTATAACCTGTGATAAAAAATTTCGAACTCAATTCCATATTGACTGGTGTAAAATCTCTCTG GTTGACAATACAAAACAAGTTTCCACCTTTCAGGAAGTGATTCGTGGAGAGGGGATATTACCTGACGGTGGAGAATACAAGCCACCTTCtgatacactgaaaagcagagactATTACTCGGATTTCCTAATTACACTGGCAGTGCCCTCGGCAATAGCACTGGTGCTTTTTCTAATACTTGCCTACATCATGTGCTGCCGACGGGAAGGAGT ggaaaagagaaacatgCAAACACCAGA CATCCAGCTGGTCCACCACAGCGCCATCCAGAAATCAACCAAAGAGCTTCGTGACATGTCTAAAAACAGAGAGATCGCGTGGCCCCTTTCAACGCTTCCCGTGTTTCACCCGGTTACTGGGGAGATCGTGCCGCCCCTTCACACCGACAGCTACGATAACACCAGTATGCCGCTGATGCAGACCCAGCA
- the SGCE gene encoding epsilon-sarcoglycan isoform X4, producing MLRPPRGEAAPAAPHGAVRRMRRRWRQQQQAEERGAMRCCAAGPWPHSGGALTTLLLTAFLLSSADGNNGTVNWKTKQAHSYIISRKKAVEKNGEISNDPITFNTNLMGYPDRPGWLRYIQRTPYSDGVLYGSPTVENVGKPTIIEITAYNRRTFETARHNLIINIMSAEDFPLPYQAEFFIRNMNVEEMLASEVLGDFLGAVKNVWQPERLNAINITSALDRGGRVPLPINDMKEGVYVMVGADVPFSSCLREVENPQNQLRCSQEMEPVITCDKKFRTQFHIDWCKISLVDNTKQVSTFQEVIRGEGILPDGGEYKPPSDTLKSRDYYSDFLITLAVPSAIALVLFLILAYIMCCRREGVEKRNMQTPDIQLVHHSAIQKSTKELRDMSKNREIAWPLSTLPVFHPVTGEIVPPLHTDSYDNTSMPLMQTQQNLPHQTQIPQQQSAGEFRMTTFQRFEVNGIPEERKLTEAMNL from the exons aTGCTGCGGCCGCCGCGGGGCGAGGCGGCACCGGCGGCCCCGCACGGCGCGGTGCGGAGGAtgcggcggcggtggcggcagcagcagcaggcggAGGAGCGGGGAGCGATGCGGTGCTGCGCGGCGGGGCCCTGGCCGCACAGCGGGGGTGCCCTCACCACCCTCCTGCTGACAG cttttttgttAAGCTCTGCTGATGGCAATAATGGAACAGTTAACTGGAAGACTAAGCAAGCCCACAGTTATATTATCAGCAGAAAAAAGGCTGTTGAGAAGAATG GTGAAATAAGTAATGATCCTATAACATTTAATACCAATTTAATGGGTTACCCTGACAGACCGGGATGGCTACGCTATATACAAAGGACACCATACAGTGATGGAGTGCTGTATGGCTCACCAACTGTAGAAAATGTGGGCAAACCAACCATCATTGag ATCACTGCATACAACAGGCGTACCTTTGAGACAGCAAGGCATAATTTGATCATTAATATAATGTCAGCAGAAG ATTTTCCTTTACCGTATCAAGCGGAGTTCTTCATAAGGAATATGAACGTAGAAGAAATGTTGGCCAGTGAAGTTCTTGGCGACTTTCTGGGAGCAGTGAAGAATGTGTGGCAGCCAGAACGCTTGAACGCTATCAACATTACTTCAGCCCTCGACCGGGGAGGGAGGGTTCCGCTTCCCATTAATGACATGAAGGAGGG TGTCTATGTTATGGTTGGAGCAGATGTTCCATTCTCTTCATGCTTACGAGAAGTGGAAAACCCACAAAATCAGCTGAGATGCAGTCAAGAAATGGAGCCTGTTATAACCTGTGATAAAAAATTTCGAACTCAATTCCATATTGACTGGTGTAAAATCTCTCTG GTTGACAATACAAAACAAGTTTCCACCTTTCAGGAAGTGATTCGTGGAGAGGGGATATTACCTGACGGTGGAGAATACAAGCCACCTTCtgatacactgaaaagcagagactATTACTCGGATTTCCTAATTACACTGGCAGTGCCCTCGGCAATAGCACTGGTGCTTTTTCTAATACTTGCCTACATCATGTGCTGCCGACGGGAAGGAGT ggaaaagagaaacatgCAAACACCAGA CATCCAGCTGGTCCACCACAGCGCCATCCAGAAATCAACCAAAGAGCTTCGTGACATGTCTAAAAACAGAGAGATCGCGTGGCCCCTTTCAACGCTTCCCGTGTTTCACCCGGTTACTGGGGAGATCGTGCCGCCCCTTCACACCGACAGCTACGATAACACCAGTATGCCGCTGATGCAGACCCAGCA
- the SGCE gene encoding epsilon-sarcoglycan isoform X10 — translation MLRPPRGEAAPAAPHGAVRRMRRRWRQQQQAEERGAMRCCAAGPWPHSGGALTTLLLTAFLLSSADGNNGTVNWKTKQAHSYIISRKKAVEKNVYTILSKVHSDRNVYPSAGVLFVHVLEREYFKGEFPPYPKPGEISNDPITFNTNLMGYPDRPGWLRYIQRTPYSDGVLYGSPTVENVGKPTIIEITAYNRRTFETARHNLIINIMSAEDFPLPYQAEFFIRNMNVEEMLASEVLGDFLGAVKNVWQPERLNAINITSALDRGGRVPLPINDMKEGVYVMVGADVPFSSCLREVENPQNQLRCSQEMEPVITCDKKFRTQFHIDWCKISLVDNTKQVSTFQEVIRGEGILPDGGEYKPPSDTLKSRDYYSDFLITLAVPSAIALVLFLILAYIMCCRREGVEKRNMQTPDIQLVHHSAIQKSTKELRDMSKNREIAWPLSTLPVFHPVTGEIVPPLHTDSYDNTSMPLMQTQQNLPHQTQIPQQQSAGEFRMTTFQRFEVNGIPEERKLTEAMNL, via the exons aTGCTGCGGCCGCCGCGGGGCGAGGCGGCACCGGCGGCCCCGCACGGCGCGGTGCGGAGGAtgcggcggcggtggcggcagcagcagcaggcggAGGAGCGGGGAGCGATGCGGTGCTGCGCGGCGGGGCCCTGGCCGCACAGCGGGGGTGCCCTCACCACCCTCCTGCTGACAG cttttttgttAAGCTCTGCTGATGGCAATAATGGAACAGTTAACTGGAAGACTAAGCAAGCCCACAGTTATATTATCAGCAGAAAAAAGGCTGTTGAGAAGAATG TGTACACGATTCTGTCTAAGGTGCACTCTGATCGGAATGTATACCCTTCTGCTGGAGTtctttttgttcatgttttggAGAGAGAATACTTTAAGGGGGAATTTCCTCCTTACCCAAAGCCTG GTGAAATAAGTAATGATCCTATAACATTTAATACCAATTTAATGGGTTACCCTGACAGACCGGGATGGCTACGCTATATACAAAGGACACCATACAGTGATGGAGTGCTGTATGGCTCACCAACTGTAGAAAATGTGGGCAAACCAACCATCATTGag ATCACTGCATACAACAGGCGTACCTTTGAGACAGCAAGGCATAATTTGATCATTAATATAATGTCAGCAGAAG ATTTTCCTTTACCGTATCAAGCGGAGTTCTTCATAAGGAATATGAACGTAGAAGAAATGTTGGCCAGTGAAGTTCTTGGCGACTTTCTGGGAGCAGTGAAGAATGTGTGGCAGCCAGAACGCTTGAACGCTATCAACATTACTTCAGCCCTCGACCGGGGAGGGAGGGTTCCGCTTCCCATTAATGACATGAAGGAGGG TGTCTATGTTATGGTTGGAGCAGATGTTCCATTCTCTTCATGCTTACGAGAAGTGGAAAACCCACAAAATCAGCTGAGATGCAGTCAAGAAATGGAGCCTGTTATAACCTGTGATAAAAAATTTCGAACTCAATTCCATATTGACTGGTGTAAAATCTCTCTG GTTGACAATACAAAACAAGTTTCCACCTTTCAGGAAGTGATTCGTGGAGAGGGGATATTACCTGACGGTGGAGAATACAAGCCACCTTCtgatacactgaaaagcagagactATTACTCGGATTTCCTAATTACACTGGCAGTGCCCTCGGCAATAGCACTGGTGCTTTTTCTAATACTTGCCTACATCATGTGCTGCCGACGGGAAGGAGT ggaaaagagaaacatgCAAACACCAGA CATCCAGCTGGTCCACCACAGCGCCATCCAGAAATCAACCAAAGAGCTTCGTGACATGTCTAAAAACAGAGAGATCGCGTGGCCCCTTTCAACGCTTCCCGTGTTTCACCCGGTTACTGGGGAGATCGTGCCGCCCCTTCACACCGACAGCTACGATAACACCAGTATGCCGCTGATGCAGACCCAGCA
- the SGCE gene encoding epsilon-sarcoglycan isoform X1 produces MLRPPRGEAAPAAPHGAVRRMRRRWRQQQQAEERGAMRCCAAGPWPHSGGALTTLLLTAFLLSSADGNNGTVNWKTKQAHSYIISRKKAVEKNVYTILSKVHSDRNVYPSAGVLFVHVLEREYFKGEFPPYPKPGEISNDPITFNTNLMGYPDRPGWLRYIQRTPYSDGVLYGSPTVENVGKPTIIEITAYNRRTFETARHNLIINIMSAEDFPLPYQAEFFIRNMNVEEMLASEVLGDFLGAVKNVWQPERLNAINITSALDRGGRVPLPINDMKEGVYVMVGADVPFSSCLREVENPQNQLRCSQEMEPVITCDKKFRTQFHIDWCKISLVDNTKQVSTFQEVIRGEGILPDGGEYKPPSDTLKSRDYYSDFLITLAVPSAIALVLFLILAYIMCCRREGVIQLVHHSAIQKSTKELRDMSKNREIAWPLSTLPVFHPVTGEIVPPLHTDSYDNTSMPLMQTQQNLPHQTQIPQQQSAGEFRMTTFQRFEVNGIPEERKLTEAMNL; encoded by the exons aTGCTGCGGCCGCCGCGGGGCGAGGCGGCACCGGCGGCCCCGCACGGCGCGGTGCGGAGGAtgcggcggcggtggcggcagcagcagcaggcggAGGAGCGGGGAGCGATGCGGTGCTGCGCGGCGGGGCCCTGGCCGCACAGCGGGGGTGCCCTCACCACCCTCCTGCTGACAG cttttttgttAAGCTCTGCTGATGGCAATAATGGAACAGTTAACTGGAAGACTAAGCAAGCCCACAGTTATATTATCAGCAGAAAAAAGGCTGTTGAGAAGAATG TGTACACGATTCTGTCTAAGGTGCACTCTGATCGGAATGTATACCCTTCTGCTGGAGTtctttttgttcatgttttggAGAGAGAATACTTTAAGGGGGAATTTCCTCCTTACCCAAAGCCTG GTGAAATAAGTAATGATCCTATAACATTTAATACCAATTTAATGGGTTACCCTGACAGACCGGGATGGCTACGCTATATACAAAGGACACCATACAGTGATGGAGTGCTGTATGGCTCACCAACTGTAGAAAATGTGGGCAAACCAACCATCATTGag ATCACTGCATACAACAGGCGTACCTTTGAGACAGCAAGGCATAATTTGATCATTAATATAATGTCAGCAGAAG ATTTTCCTTTACCGTATCAAGCGGAGTTCTTCATAAGGAATATGAACGTAGAAGAAATGTTGGCCAGTGAAGTTCTTGGCGACTTTCTGGGAGCAGTGAAGAATGTGTGGCAGCCAGAACGCTTGAACGCTATCAACATTACTTCAGCCCTCGACCGGGGAGGGAGGGTTCCGCTTCCCATTAATGACATGAAGGAGGG TGTCTATGTTATGGTTGGAGCAGATGTTCCATTCTCTTCATGCTTACGAGAAGTGGAAAACCCACAAAATCAGCTGAGATGCAGTCAAGAAATGGAGCCTGTTATAACCTGTGATAAAAAATTTCGAACTCAATTCCATATTGACTGGTGTAAAATCTCTCTG GTTGACAATACAAAACAAGTTTCCACCTTTCAGGAAGTGATTCGTGGAGAGGGGATATTACCTGACGGTGGAGAATACAAGCCACCTTCtgatacactgaaaagcagagactATTACTCGGATTTCCTAATTACACTGGCAGTGCCCTCGGCAATAGCACTGGTGCTTTTTCTAATACTTGCCTACATCATGTGCTGCCGACGGGAAGGAGT CATCCAGCTGGTCCACCACAGCGCCATCCAGAAATCAACCAAAGAGCTTCGTGACATGTCTAAAAACAGAGAGATCGCGTGGCCCCTTTCAACGCTTCCCGTGTTTCACCCGGTTACTGGGGAGATCGTGCCGCCCCTTCACACCGACAGCTACGATAACACCAGTATGCCGCTGATGCAGACCCAGCA
- the SGCE gene encoding epsilon-sarcoglycan isoform X2: MLRPPRGEAAPAAPHGAVRRMRRRWRQQQQAEERGAMRCCAAGPWPHSGGALTTLLLTAFLLSSADGNNGTVNWKTKQAHSYIISRKKAVEKNVYTILSKVHSDRNVYPSAGVLFVHVLEREYFKGEFPPYPKPGEISNDPITFNTNLMGYPDRPGWLRYIQRTPYSDGVLYGSPTVENVGKPTIIEITAYNRRTFETARHNLIINIMSAEDFPLPYQAEFFIRNMNVEEMLASEVLGDFLGAVKNVWQPERLNAINITSALDRGGRVPLPINDMKEGVYVMVGADVPFSSCLREVENPQNQLRCSQEMEPVITCDKKFRTQFHIDWCKISLVDNTKQVSTFQEVIRGEGILPDGGEYKPPSDTLKSRDYYSDFLITLAVPSAIALVLFLILAYIMCCRREGVEKRNMQTPDIQLVHHSAIQKSTKELRDMSKNREIAWPLSTLPVFHPVTGEIVPPLHTDSYDNTSMPLMQTQQNLPHQTQIPQQQSAGKWYS; the protein is encoded by the exons aTGCTGCGGCCGCCGCGGGGCGAGGCGGCACCGGCGGCCCCGCACGGCGCGGTGCGGAGGAtgcggcggcggtggcggcagcagcagcaggcggAGGAGCGGGGAGCGATGCGGTGCTGCGCGGCGGGGCCCTGGCCGCACAGCGGGGGTGCCCTCACCACCCTCCTGCTGACAG cttttttgttAAGCTCTGCTGATGGCAATAATGGAACAGTTAACTGGAAGACTAAGCAAGCCCACAGTTATATTATCAGCAGAAAAAAGGCTGTTGAGAAGAATG TGTACACGATTCTGTCTAAGGTGCACTCTGATCGGAATGTATACCCTTCTGCTGGAGTtctttttgttcatgttttggAGAGAGAATACTTTAAGGGGGAATTTCCTCCTTACCCAAAGCCTG GTGAAATAAGTAATGATCCTATAACATTTAATACCAATTTAATGGGTTACCCTGACAGACCGGGATGGCTACGCTATATACAAAGGACACCATACAGTGATGGAGTGCTGTATGGCTCACCAACTGTAGAAAATGTGGGCAAACCAACCATCATTGag ATCACTGCATACAACAGGCGTACCTTTGAGACAGCAAGGCATAATTTGATCATTAATATAATGTCAGCAGAAG ATTTTCCTTTACCGTATCAAGCGGAGTTCTTCATAAGGAATATGAACGTAGAAGAAATGTTGGCCAGTGAAGTTCTTGGCGACTTTCTGGGAGCAGTGAAGAATGTGTGGCAGCCAGAACGCTTGAACGCTATCAACATTACTTCAGCCCTCGACCGGGGAGGGAGGGTTCCGCTTCCCATTAATGACATGAAGGAGGG TGTCTATGTTATGGTTGGAGCAGATGTTCCATTCTCTTCATGCTTACGAGAAGTGGAAAACCCACAAAATCAGCTGAGATGCAGTCAAGAAATGGAGCCTGTTATAACCTGTGATAAAAAATTTCGAACTCAATTCCATATTGACTGGTGTAAAATCTCTCTG GTTGACAATACAAAACAAGTTTCCACCTTTCAGGAAGTGATTCGTGGAGAGGGGATATTACCTGACGGTGGAGAATACAAGCCACCTTCtgatacactgaaaagcagagactATTACTCGGATTTCCTAATTACACTGGCAGTGCCCTCGGCAATAGCACTGGTGCTTTTTCTAATACTTGCCTACATCATGTGCTGCCGACGGGAAGGAGT ggaaaagagaaacatgCAAACACCAGA CATCCAGCTGGTCCACCACAGCGCCATCCAGAAATCAACCAAAGAGCTTCGTGACATGTCTAAAAACAGAGAGATCGCGTGGCCCCTTTCAACGCTTCCCGTGTTTCACCCGGTTACTGGGGAGATCGTGCCGCCCCTTCACACCGACAGCTACGATAACACCAGTATGCCGCTGATGCAGACCCAGCA
- the SGCE gene encoding epsilon-sarcoglycan isoform X7, with protein sequence MLRPPRGEAAPAAPHGAVRRMRRRWRQQQQAEERGAMRCCAAGPWPHSGGALTTLLLTAFLLSSADGNNGTVNWKTKQAHSYIISRKKAVEKNGEISNDPITFNTNLMGYPDRPGWLRYIQRTPYSDGVLYGSPTVENVGKPTIIEITAYNRRTFETARHNLIINIMSAEDFPLPYQAEFFIRNMNVEEMLASEVLGDFLGAVKNVWQPERLNAINITSALDRGGRVPLPINDMKEGVYVMVGADVPFSSCLREVENPQNQLRCSQEMEPVITCDKKFRTQFHIDWCKISLVDNTKQVSTFQEVIRGEGILPDGGEYKPPSDTLKSRDYYSDFLITLAVPSAIALVLFLILAYIMCCRREGVEKRNMQTPDIQLVHHSAIQKSTKELRDMSKNREIAWPLSTLPVFHPVTGEIVPPLHTDSYDNTSMPLMQTQQNLPHQTQIPQQQSAGKWYS encoded by the exons aTGCTGCGGCCGCCGCGGGGCGAGGCGGCACCGGCGGCCCCGCACGGCGCGGTGCGGAGGAtgcggcggcggtggcggcagcagcagcaggcggAGGAGCGGGGAGCGATGCGGTGCTGCGCGGCGGGGCCCTGGCCGCACAGCGGGGGTGCCCTCACCACCCTCCTGCTGACAG cttttttgttAAGCTCTGCTGATGGCAATAATGGAACAGTTAACTGGAAGACTAAGCAAGCCCACAGTTATATTATCAGCAGAAAAAAGGCTGTTGAGAAGAATG GTGAAATAAGTAATGATCCTATAACATTTAATACCAATTTAATGGGTTACCCTGACAGACCGGGATGGCTACGCTATATACAAAGGACACCATACAGTGATGGAGTGCTGTATGGCTCACCAACTGTAGAAAATGTGGGCAAACCAACCATCATTGag ATCACTGCATACAACAGGCGTACCTTTGAGACAGCAAGGCATAATTTGATCATTAATATAATGTCAGCAGAAG ATTTTCCTTTACCGTATCAAGCGGAGTTCTTCATAAGGAATATGAACGTAGAAGAAATGTTGGCCAGTGAAGTTCTTGGCGACTTTCTGGGAGCAGTGAAGAATGTGTGGCAGCCAGAACGCTTGAACGCTATCAACATTACTTCAGCCCTCGACCGGGGAGGGAGGGTTCCGCTTCCCATTAATGACATGAAGGAGGG TGTCTATGTTATGGTTGGAGCAGATGTTCCATTCTCTTCATGCTTACGAGAAGTGGAAAACCCACAAAATCAGCTGAGATGCAGTCAAGAAATGGAGCCTGTTATAACCTGTGATAAAAAATTTCGAACTCAATTCCATATTGACTGGTGTAAAATCTCTCTG GTTGACAATACAAAACAAGTTTCCACCTTTCAGGAAGTGATTCGTGGAGAGGGGATATTACCTGACGGTGGAGAATACAAGCCACCTTCtgatacactgaaaagcagagactATTACTCGGATTTCCTAATTACACTGGCAGTGCCCTCGGCAATAGCACTGGTGCTTTTTCTAATACTTGCCTACATCATGTGCTGCCGACGGGAAGGAGT ggaaaagagaaacatgCAAACACCAGA CATCCAGCTGGTCCACCACAGCGCCATCCAGAAATCAACCAAAGAGCTTCGTGACATGTCTAAAAACAGAGAGATCGCGTGGCCCCTTTCAACGCTTCCCGTGTTTCACCCGGTTACTGGGGAGATCGTGCCGCCCCTTCACACCGACAGCTACGATAACACCAGTATGCCGCTGATGCAGACCCAGCA
- the SGCE gene encoding epsilon-sarcoglycan isoform X8, whose product MLRPPRGEAAPAAPHGAVRRMRRRWRQQQQAEERGAMRCCAAGPWPHSGGALTTLLLTGEISNDPITFNTNLMGYPDRPGWLRYIQRTPYSDGVLYGSPTVENVGKPTIIEITAYNRRTFETARHNLIINIMSAEDFPLPYQAEFFIRNMNVEEMLASEVLGDFLGAVKNVWQPERLNAINITSALDRGGRVPLPINDMKEGVYVMVGADVPFSSCLREVENPQNQLRCSQEMEPVITCDKKFRTQFHIDWCKISLVDNTKQVSTFQEVIRGEGILPDGGEYKPPSDTLKSRDYYSDFLITLAVPSAIALVLFLILAYIMCCRREGVEKRNMQTPDIQLVHHSAIQKSTKELRDMSKNREIAWPLSTLPVFHPVTGEIVPPLHTDSYDNTSMPLMQTQQNLPHQTQIPQQQSAGEFRMTTFQRFEVNGIPEERKLTEAMNL is encoded by the exons aTGCTGCGGCCGCCGCGGGGCGAGGCGGCACCGGCGGCCCCGCACGGCGCGGTGCGGAGGAtgcggcggcggtggcggcagcagcagcaggcggAGGAGCGGGGAGCGATGCGGTGCTGCGCGGCGGGGCCCTGGCCGCACAGCGGGGGTGCCCTCACCACCCTCCTGCTGACAG GTGAAATAAGTAATGATCCTATAACATTTAATACCAATTTAATGGGTTACCCTGACAGACCGGGATGGCTACGCTATATACAAAGGACACCATACAGTGATGGAGTGCTGTATGGCTCACCAACTGTAGAAAATGTGGGCAAACCAACCATCATTGag ATCACTGCATACAACAGGCGTACCTTTGAGACAGCAAGGCATAATTTGATCATTAATATAATGTCAGCAGAAG ATTTTCCTTTACCGTATCAAGCGGAGTTCTTCATAAGGAATATGAACGTAGAAGAAATGTTGGCCAGTGAAGTTCTTGGCGACTTTCTGGGAGCAGTGAAGAATGTGTGGCAGCCAGAACGCTTGAACGCTATCAACATTACTTCAGCCCTCGACCGGGGAGGGAGGGTTCCGCTTCCCATTAATGACATGAAGGAGGG TGTCTATGTTATGGTTGGAGCAGATGTTCCATTCTCTTCATGCTTACGAGAAGTGGAAAACCCACAAAATCAGCTGAGATGCAGTCAAGAAATGGAGCCTGTTATAACCTGTGATAAAAAATTTCGAACTCAATTCCATATTGACTGGTGTAAAATCTCTCTG GTTGACAATACAAAACAAGTTTCCACCTTTCAGGAAGTGATTCGTGGAGAGGGGATATTACCTGACGGTGGAGAATACAAGCCACCTTCtgatacactgaaaagcagagactATTACTCGGATTTCCTAATTACACTGGCAGTGCCCTCGGCAATAGCACTGGTGCTTTTTCTAATACTTGCCTACATCATGTGCTGCCGACGGGAAGGAGT ggaaaagagaaacatgCAAACACCAGA CATCCAGCTGGTCCACCACAGCGCCATCCAGAAATCAACCAAAGAGCTTCGTGACATGTCTAAAAACAGAGAGATCGCGTGGCCCCTTTCAACGCTTCCCGTGTTTCACCCGGTTACTGGGGAGATCGTGCCGCCCCTTCACACCGACAGCTACGATAACACCAGTATGCCGCTGATGCAGACCCAGCA